One Burkholderia sp. PAMC 26561 genomic window carries:
- the lspA gene encoding signal peptidase II, which produces MARTMSKQSSGSLAPWLGVSLIVILFDQLSKIAVARVFSYAEPHALTPFFNLFLVYNKGAAFSFLAAAGGWQRWGFTALGVVAAIVIVYLLKRHGTQRLFCTALALIMGGALGNVIDRVAYGHVIDFLDFHVNGWHWPAFNLADSAITIGAVLLVFDELRRVRGAK; this is translated from the coding sequence ATGGCAAGAACGATGTCGAAACAAAGCAGTGGTTCCCTCGCGCCGTGGCTGGGTGTGTCGCTGATCGTAATTCTCTTCGATCAACTCTCGAAGATCGCTGTGGCGCGGGTGTTCAGCTACGCGGAACCCCACGCGCTTACGCCGTTCTTCAACCTGTTTCTTGTCTATAACAAGGGCGCGGCGTTCAGCTTCCTGGCTGCCGCCGGCGGATGGCAGCGCTGGGGTTTCACGGCGCTCGGCGTGGTCGCGGCGATCGTGATCGTCTATTTACTCAAGCGCCACGGCACGCAGCGTTTGTTCTGCACGGCGCTCGCGCTGATCATGGGCGGCGCGCTTGGCAATGTGATCGATCGCGTGGCTTATGGGCACGTGATCGACTTCCTGGACTTCCACGTCAACGGATGGCACTGGCCGGCGTTCAATCTCGCCGACAGCGCGATCACCATTGGCGCGGTGCTGCTCGTATTCGACGAACTGCGGCGCGTGCGCGGAGCGAAGTAA